The genomic stretch GCATGGGTGGTTGCCGATGGCTGAATAATCAGCGTTTTTGCATCGCCCACGTTGGCTAGGTGGCTTATCAGCTTAAGGCTATCGACAAACTTTATGGTTTGCTCCTTACTTCCATTAACCTCGAACGAAAGCACCGAGCCGTAACCATTCAGGAGGTATCGGTTGGCAACCTGATGGCTTGGATGCGAGGCCAATCCGGGGTAGATAACGTTCCTAACCTTAGCGTGCGCATCGAGCCAGTTGGCAATCTTTAGGGCGTTGCTGTTGTGCCTATCAACACGCAGCGAAAGCGTTTCGAGGCCCTGCAGCAGCTGGAATGAGTTAAATGGGCTAATCGTAGCGCCCCAATCGCGAAGGCCTTCCAACCGAGCCTTTAATATAAAGGAGGCGTTTCCAAACAGCTCCCACAACGAATGGCCGTGGTAAGCATCTTGTGGTTCCGCGATCTCAGGAAATTTGCCATTGTTCCAGTTAAAGGTACCGCCATCGACAATCACGCCGCCCATCGATGTGCCGTGTCCGCCAATCCACTTGGTAGCCGATTCGACCACAATGTTGGCACCGTGCTCCAACGGACGAACGATATAGCCTCCAGCACCAAAGGTATTATCCACAATAAGCGGGATTCCATGCTTGGCGGCCAGCTTGCCTAGCTTCTCAAAATCGGGCACCACAAAAGAAGGGTTTCCGATCGACTCGACATATAAAGCTTTGGTATTCTCATCAATTAGTGCCTCAAAATCTTCGACCTTTTCGCTCGCAGCAAAGCGAGCCTCCACGCCGATACGGGCAAAAGAGATCTTAAACTGGTTGTAGCTCCCTCCATAAAGGAAAGGAGAAGAGACGAAGTTGTCTCCAATCTTTAGGATGTTGTTAATGGCGATGAACTGAGCCGAGTGCCCGGAAGCGACAGCCAGGGCAGCAACGCCACCCTCCAGTGCTGCGATTCGCTTCTCGAACACATCGGTAGTTGGATTCATCAAGCGCGTATATATATTTCCAAATTCTTTAAGACCAAAAAGGTTAGCCGCATGCTCGGAGCTGTTAAACGTATACGACGTTGTTTGATAGATGGGCACAGCACGAGAATTGGTGGTTGGATCGACTTCCTGCCCTGCGTGTACTTGTAGTGTATCGAAATGTAGCTTGTTTGTTGACATGATCTCAATTTTTTATATAGGTTTCCCGGGTCGCAACTTTTTGCGACAAAACAAATTAGCTCCAGAAGAGGAGGCAATAAAAAACTTGTAACGGATTAGCCCTAGCGAACGGCTAAGGATTACGAAAAGACATGCGGCAACATTCTAAACATCGCCAAGCATATAGGGATGAGATTTCGCGCGGCTAGCGCATTCGTGGCATTGTAGCAGCGCTACCTGTTGCCACAGCAGAGAAAACTTGTAGGAAGTAAATTTCTGATTTCATGCTGTTGTTTTTAAATTATAAACCCCAATATTGGGTAGGTTTTAGCACCATCTCCCCGTGAGGGAAGGTTGCTAGAGTTTCGACGAGCCTATTCTCTCCACTCTTCTTTATAACTCAAACAACCCTTTGGAAAGGATTATTGAACTGATGCAAATATAGGCTATTTTTTTTGATTCCAAACATTCTGCAAAATATTTGCTCCATCCCACCTAAAAATTAGGTTATTTTACCAACAGCACCCCACCTGTTAACCATCCTTTTCTAATAAAGTAGCGCTTTACAGGTAAAAGAATTTGGAACTTCCCCTTGGAAAGAATACTTTTACCCGCGATATGGAAAAGAGGAAAAGAATATCAACAATGCTTTTGCTGGCCTACCTATTTGTGCTAGCAGCCTCTTTTGTCCCCCATCATCATCACCATCTAAAAGACTTTTGTACCGACACCATCAGCCAGCATAACCACAATGTTTCGGACATTCTGGTAGACTGCTGCAAGAATCACGACAAGGATGGTTGCGCTCCTAAAGAGTCTAAGGGCTGTACCGACTCCGGCTGCATTGCAAAAAATGTCTACACCAACCACATTAGCAACGGGAAAAGCACCAGCTTGGCAGAGGCACCAGCCGTAGATCTTCCCTTTATACTTCTTCACGAAACCTACAACGAGGAATCGTCAAATGTACTTGAGGTACATTCCAAGATAGCTTACAATACCCAAGCAACGCCCATCAAGGAGCTGCTCCTAACAGGCGGCTTATCGCTTCGTGCTCCCCCTGCATTCTGCTAGGGAGATGTAAACTCACATCCATACAAGCTGATATTTCAGCACATCAACCAGCTAGCGACGGCTATCGGTGGCTTTGCATGCCTACCACATGCGTTCTAGCTCATCATTAATCAGCATGTATTTCGCATGGCTAGCTACGAGCTGCGGCTAACAGCTACCATGCAAACTACATCCAATTGGGAAAATATTTTTATTCAGATGAAATTACGTACACTACTTGTCGTGCTTATACTATGCATGGCTGCAGTAACCACCTTTGCCCAAGGAAATGTAAGGGGCAAAGTAAAAGGATTAACCAACAGCAAGCAAGAGCTGCTTGCATTTGCCAACATATACTGGGCAGGAACAACCATCGGCGTTCAATCGAACATCGACGGGACATTTAGCATTAACCACCCCAAGGGAGCAAAGCACCTAGTGGCCAAAACCATGGGATTTAAGGCCGACACCCTAGCCATTAAGCCGGGTATGGCCGAGGTAGAATTTGTGCTCTCGCCCGAAAACGTACGCCTCGACGAGGTGGTGGTAGCCGGAAGGCAGAAAGGAAGCACCATACTTGCCCTAACCTCGCTTAAAACGGAGGTTATCACCGCATCGGGACTATGCAAGATGGCCTGCTGTAACCTAGCCGAAAGCTTCGAGAACACCGCCAGCGTAAGCGTCGGCTTTAGCGATGCCGTTTCGGGTGCCCGCCAAATCAAGATGCTTGGACTTGCAGGTACCTACACCCAAATGCTCGACGAAAACCGCCCCGTGATGCGCGGTATCGCCTCGCCCTACGGGCTTACCTACACTCCTGGCCAATGGCTGGAGAGTATTCAGGTATCCAAAGGTCCCGGATCGGTTGTTAACGGCTATGAAGCAATTACCGGCCAAATAAACGTAGAGCACCGCAAGCCAACCGCCAAGGAGCCTCTTTTTGTGAACCTCTTTTTAGGGAGCGAAGGACGTACCGAGGCCAACGTAGCCTCCTCGCTGCAGCTCAACAACAAGCTTAGCACCGTTACCTTGCTGCACGCCTCCATCGACCCTCAGAAGCTAGACCACAACAAGGATGGATTTACCGATTTACCCATTGCAAAGCAGGTAAACGTTGCCAACCGCTGGCTATACATGGCCGATAACGGCGCACAGCTGCGTGCCGGCTTTAAGCTGCTGGCCGAAGAACGCGACGGAGGTCAAATGAATAGCGCATCAACGGTAAATAACTTTGGTTTGGGACGATACACCTCGAAGATTAACAACAAGCAGGTGAATACCTACTTTAAGTTCGGCATTCCTATCGGTCCAAAGCACAATCACGAGGATGATGAGTGTACCGACGAAGGTTGTACCGAGGATCACGATCACGAAAAGGCTGAGGCCGACCACGACCACAAGGGAGGTGCCAGCGCCGAAGAGCACAAGCACGAGCATAACGGAGAGGCGTGCACCGAAGATCACGACCACGAGCATGAGCATGCCGAGGAAGGACATACCGAAAAGTGCAACCACGTAGAAAAGAGCCTAGCATTTGTTGCCGACTACACCTTTCACGATCAAAACTCGATTTTCGGAATTAAGAGCTACGACGCCAAGATGCATTCGGCGTTTGCCAACGTGCTGTTCCAAGGCGGGTTTAATCCGAGCAACAAGTACACCGTAGGGGCCAGCATCCGCCACGACATTTACAAGGAGCTGCTTACCGACAAGTACTTTGCGAAAGGTGCTACCAGCATCAACGATATGAAAACAGCCATCAGCAACCTCGATAAAACCGAAACCGTAGCCGGTGCTTTTGGCGAGTACACCCTATCGCTTAACGACAAGTTTACCTTTATTGCTGGCGCGCGTGCCGACCATAACAGCATTTACGGATGGCTGTTTACTCCCCGTGCCAACGTTAAGTGGGATATTACCGACAAGCTAACCTTCCGTGCTTCGGGCGGACGCGGATACCGCTCTCCCAACCCCATCTCCGACAACCTCGGAATCTTGGCTACAGGCCGCCAAATTGCGGTAGATAACGACCTAAAGATTGAGGACGCTTGGACCTACGGAGCCAGCCTAGTGAAGTACTTTAAGCTATTCAACGACGAGCGCGCATCAATAAGCCTCGACGCCTTCCGTACTCACTTCAAGAACCAGCTCATTGTCGATCAGGAGTTCAACTCGGCCGTAGTTAGCCTATATAACCTCGACGGACGCTCGTACACCAACAGCATCCAGGCCGATTTGAACGTGGCGCCTATCGAACGATTCAGCATCTTTATGACCTACCGCTACACCCAAGCCAAAGTCGACTTAAAGAATCAAGGTTTTGTAACCAAGCCGCTTGTCGACAAGTTTAAGGCGCTTATCAACCTGCAGTACGCAACCCGCATGAACAAGTGGACCTTCGACTTTACCGCTCAGCTAAACGGACAGGTTCGCCTTCCCAACCTTGGCGACAACGTGAATGCCGACTACGAGTATTCGCCCGTTTACCCCATGTTCTTTGGGCAGGTAACCCGCAAATTCAAGAAGTTTGACGTTTACGTAGGCTGCGAAAACATTGGCGACTACACCCAAAAGAACCCTATCATATCTGCTGACTCTCCCTTCTCATCGTCGTTCAACTCGTCGTCGGTGTGGGGACCGCTTATGGGACGTAAGGCATACATTGGTATGCGCTTTACGCTATAGCCGTTGCATACAAGGTAGATTTTGGAACAACCTACAGGAGGGGCAAATCATTGCCCCTCCTTTTGTTTACGAGCATCGGCCTAGCTGCTTCAATGCCGCTTCGCGCAGCGGCTAGAAAAGCGACAGCAGCCGTATTCGGAACTCAGCTAAACGATCCAACTATTCCGCCCCAGCCTCAACTCCTACAGTACGCCTACTGCTTTATCCTTCACCACCCTCAACTACAAGCACACCGTAATCGAAATGAAGGGCTCCACCCCTCCTTCTATGGCAGCAGGCCTAAATTTCGACTTCGAGAAACAACGGTCCGAACACCTGCTTCTCACAAAACCCATCGCCCTCTTAGCAGGAAAAATCACCTACAATATACTGGCAATAAGCAGGTAAGCGAGTTCCAAACCTTCGATGATTTGCTCCAAACCACGCAACGTTTGCTCCAAACCGTCGATGGTTTGCTCCTAACCACGCAACGTTTGCTCCAAACCGTCGATGGTTTGCTCCAAACCACGCAACGTTTGCTCCAAATCGTCGATGGTTTGCTCCTAACCATGCAACGTTTGCTCCAAATCGTCGATGGTTTGCTCCTAACCATGCAACGTTTGCTCCAAACCGTCGATGGTTTGCTCCTAACCACGCAACGTTTGCTCCAAATCGTCGATGGTTTGCTCCTAACCACGCAACGTTTGCTCCAAACTGTCGATGGTTTGCTCCTAACCACGCAACGTTTGCTCCAAATCGTCGATGGTTTGCTCCTAACCACGCAACGTTTGCTCCAAACTGTCGATGGTTTGCTCCTAACCACGCAACGTTTGCTCCAAACCGTCGATGGTTTGCTCGAAGCAATCAATGGTTATCGCCAACCCATCAATGGCTAAGAGCAACGGTCTTTACCGTTGGGGCTATCGGTTTAATAAGAGGAGCGCTGTACCAACGGAAATGCGCTAAGCAAGTTCGGTTAGGACGTAGCCACACCCCACCAACGGGAAGCGGCTGCATAAACGCTTGGCGGAGGCTCCCTGCTGCTGCTAACAACGCCTGCTAACGAGGTGGCTACCTGGCAGCCTACGTGGCAACAAAAAACCCGCCACTTTTTTGAACCATTTTTTTAGAAGCACGTTCCTAAATTATTAACATCCGGAATAGACTGTAGGTCATGCAGCTTAGAAAAGGGCGTTTGCCTTATACTAACGGTCAAAAGAGCAGAGCCTACCTGTTTATGACGAAAGTAAAATGATTTTATAACTTAAAGCGGAAAGGAGGTATTTATGGCACGAGCAAAAAGAACATCTACCTCGCTAGATAATCTAAAGCTACGACTTTCGGGAATGACATCTATCGATCCTAAGCTCGATCTTGGTAACGAGATTACAGCAGCAGAGGCCGAAAGCTTGGTAAAGACATGCGACACGATGCTTCAAAACTACAACACGCTACTCTCCGATATCGACGAGCAGCAGTTTGCACTTGAGAAAATCGAAAAGAAGATTGACACCTTCTGCGCAAACATTCTATCATCTGCAGCAGTTAAGTTTGGTAAAGACAGCATCGAGTACGAAAAGGTTGGAGGCACGCGCATCAGCGACATTAAGCGTAACAAAAAACCGGGTTCTGACAAGTAGCTTGCTTTTTATAAAGCCTAATCGGACTTTTTGTGATTTTAAGGAGGCTACTTCGGCTTGAGGTGGCCTCTTTCGGTTTAAATGCCCCTCCATCCTACAGCGCTGCCGCTAGGCTACCTCCCAGCGCGTGATTCTTAGGTAGCAGCCATTGGTAAAAGGGTGTAACGCTACCATTCCTTGCGCATCAAAGCCGCCCATTCGGAGCTAAGCCTCGTCCCCTTCTCGTTCCCCCTTTTTCCTAAAAATAGTCGGCCGTTGTTTTCGGTATATGGCAGATTATGGCTAGCATTGCAGCGTTAACAGGAAATCGCATACATTGCAACCTAAAAGGCCACATGGCTAGCGCTACGCCTATCCATGCGGATGCTTCTAACCATTAAACATCTTACCGGGATGAATAAAAGAATAAAGGGAGTTGTACTCCTATGGCTGGGGATGATGGCAGGCTTAAGCGCCTACTCGCAGCCCAGCGATCCCTACTTTGGGGAGACCTGCACCAGCATCATGGTGGGCAAAAAGGCCACCATCGACAAGTCGGTTATTACCAGCCACACCTGCGACGGCAGCTACCGCACCTGGCTAAACGTGGTGCCTGCTGCCACCTTTGCCGACACCGCCAGGCACTTGGTGTACAAGGGAACGCTCAAAACCGAAAGCGTAAACGACAAAAACGGGCTTACCCTGGTAGGCTCCATCCCTCAGGTTGCCCAAACCTACGGCTACCTAAACACCGCCTACCCCTGCCTCAACGAAAAGCAGCTGGGCATGGGCGAAACCACCATCGTGGGACGCAAGGAGCTGGTTAACGAAAAGGGGATGTTCAACATCGAGGAGCTGCAGCGCGTAGCCCTTCAGAGATGCACCACCGCCCGCGAGGCCATTAAGCTTATGGGATCGCTCGTTAAGCAGTACGGCTACGGCGACTGGGGCGAAAGCCTTACCATTGCCGACAAAAAGGAGGTTTGGCTATTCGAGGTGTTCGGCGAAGGTCCCGACCACATCGGTGGCGTATGGGCCGCACAGCGCATACCAGACGATCATGTGGGCGTATCGGCCAACTTCTCGCGCATCGGCGAGATAGACCTCTCCCAGCCCGACTACTTTATGGCATCGGACAACGTTAAGGAGGTGGCGCAACGCCTTAAGCTGTGGGACGGCACCGCGCCTTTTAAATTCTGGAAGGCTTTTAGCCACATCAAAAAGCCGTTCACCATCCGCGAGTTCTTTATCCTTAGCAGCTTTGCCCCATCGCTCAACCTTAAGTACGATGCCGACGAAATCCCCTTCTCCGTAAAGCCAGAGAAGAAGGTAGCCGTGCAGGATGTGTTTGCCCTATACCGCACCACCTACGAAGGCACCTTCTACGACATGACCAAGAACCTAAAGGTGGTAAAAACCACCTACAAGAAGGATGGATCGGTAGAAAAGGTGGATACCGTGCTGTACGAAGGCGCCAACCCTTGGATGGGTAAGGATGAAATAGCCATTTACAACGCCCTTAAGCCCGGATCGGTAGAGTTTCAGCGAACAGTATCTGTAGCATGGTGCTCCTACTCCGAAATCATACAGCTGCGCGACTGGCTACCCGACGAGGTTGGCGGCGTGGCGTGGTTCTCGTTTGATAACCCCGGCCAAAGCCCCCGTTTGCCCATCTACTCGGGCAACCTATCGCTCCCCGACAGCTACAGCATCTGCGGGCAGCAGCGCTACCGCGAGGATGCCGCGCTATGGAGCTTCCGCAAGGCCAACAAGCTGGCTACCGTTAAATGGCAAAAGAGCCGCAAGACAATAGAAACCGAGGTGGCCACCCTCGAAACCAAGGCGCTAGCCGAACAAC from Alistipes sp. ZOR0009 encodes the following:
- a CDS encoding O-acetylhomoserine aminocarboxypropyltransferase/cysteine synthase family protein, whose protein sequence is MSTNKLHFDTLQVHAGQEVDPTTNSRAVPIYQTTSYTFNSSEHAANLFGLKEFGNIYTRLMNPTTDVFEKRIAALEGGVAALAVASGHSAQFIAINNILKIGDNFVSSPFLYGGSYNQFKISFARIGVEARFAASEKVEDFEALIDENTKALYVESIGNPSFVVPDFEKLGKLAAKHGIPLIVDNTFGAGGYIVRPLEHGANIVVESATKWIGGHGTSMGGVIVDGGTFNWNNGKFPEIAEPQDAYHGHSLWELFGNASFILKARLEGLRDWGATISPFNSFQLLQGLETLSLRVDRHNSNALKIANWLDAHAKVRNVIYPGLASHPSHQVANRYLLNGYGSVLSFEVNGSKEQTIKFVDSLKLISHLANVGDAKTLIIQPSATTHAQLNEEAQRGAGVTPSLLRLSVGIEYVDDIINDLEQAFNAIEHSQSPAGEKQVANLL
- a CDS encoding TonB-dependent receptor, encoding MKLRTLLVVLILCMAAVTTFAQGNVRGKVKGLTNSKQELLAFANIYWAGTTIGVQSNIDGTFSINHPKGAKHLVAKTMGFKADTLAIKPGMAEVEFVLSPENVRLDEVVVAGRQKGSTILALTSLKTEVITASGLCKMACCNLAESFENTASVSVGFSDAVSGARQIKMLGLAGTYTQMLDENRPVMRGIASPYGLTYTPGQWLESIQVSKGPGSVVNGYEAITGQINVEHRKPTAKEPLFVNLFLGSEGRTEANVASSLQLNNKLSTVTLLHASIDPQKLDHNKDGFTDLPIAKQVNVANRWLYMADNGAQLRAGFKLLAEERDGGQMNSASTVNNFGLGRYTSKINNKQVNTYFKFGIPIGPKHNHEDDECTDEGCTEDHDHEKAEADHDHKGGASAEEHKHEHNGEACTEDHDHEHEHAEEGHTEKCNHVEKSLAFVADYTFHDQNSIFGIKSYDAKMHSAFANVLFQGGFNPSNKYTVGASIRHDIYKELLTDKYFAKGATSINDMKTAISNLDKTETVAGAFGEYTLSLNDKFTFIAGARADHNSIYGWLFTPRANVKWDITDKLTFRASGGRGYRSPNPISDNLGILATGRQIAVDNDLKIEDAWTYGASLVKYFKLFNDERASISLDAFRTHFKNQLIVDQEFNSAVVSLYNLDGRSYTNSIQADLNVAPIERFSIFMTYRYTQAKVDLKNQGFVTKPLVDKFKALINLQYATRMNKWTFDFTAQLNGQVRLPNLGDNVNADYEYSPVYPMFFGQVTRKFKKFDVYVGCENIGDYTQKNPIISADSPFSSSFNSSSVWGPLMGRKAYIGMRFTL
- a CDS encoding dipeptidase; the encoded protein is MNKRIKGVVLLWLGMMAGLSAYSQPSDPYFGETCTSIMVGKKATIDKSVITSHTCDGSYRTWLNVVPAATFADTARHLVYKGTLKTESVNDKNGLTLVGSIPQVAQTYGYLNTAYPCLNEKQLGMGETTIVGRKELVNEKGMFNIEELQRVALQRCTTAREAIKLMGSLVKQYGYGDWGESLTIADKKEVWLFEVFGEGPDHIGGVWAAQRIPDDHVGVSANFSRIGEIDLSQPDYFMASDNVKEVAQRLKLWDGTAPFKFWKAFSHIKKPFTIREFFILSSFAPSLNLKYDADEIPFSVKPEKKVAVQDVFALYRTTYEGTFYDMTKNLKVVKTTYKKDGSVEKVDTVLYEGANPWMGKDEIAIYNALKPGSVEFQRTVSVAWCSYSEIIQLRDWLPDEVGGVAWFSFDNPGQSPRLPIYSGNLSLPDSYSICGQQRYREDAALWSFRKANKLATVKWQKSRKTIETEVATLETKALAEQPALEEQVKELVKKGKNKEARELVTRYSNDFARSAMQRWTELERSFWGQFGRGF